The DNA region GGACACATGGGTAACAGCAACAAGACGCGTGTTTTTCCCATCTATTTTGTTCAATTCGGTTTCTGGAATTTTACCGTTTTCGTCTATATCCAACCATTCCAACCGGACACCTTTAACCTTTGACAACCATAACCAGGGCAATAAGTTTGCATGATGTTCCATAATGGAAAGAACGATTCTATCCCCTTTTCCAAGATTACGCAATGCCCATGCGTACATTACAAGATTAATCGACTCAGTCGCGTTTTTGGTGAATACGATCTCCCTTTCATCCGCGTTGATAAATTCTGCAACGGTTTTTCTAGCCTGATCGTACAGTTCCGTAGATTCGGTGCCCAAAGTATGGACTCCTCGATGTATGTTTGCATTATGGTTCATATAATACTCCTTGATAGCATCTATTACTTGGATAGGTTTTTGAGAAGTGGCTGCGTTATCAAAATAGACCAACGGTCTACCGTTGACCATTCTATCTAACACAGGAAAATCTTTGCGTATCGATTCCACATCCATCATCGGACCCACCTTACCTATCTTTCAAAATTCTTACTGACAACCTGTTCAACAATAAGACCTATCTATATCTTAGGAACGCACCGATACCGTAAAAACTCCGAAGGAACTGCATACCTTCAGGTGTTTCTGTCGATATGATCTCTACATCGATATTGTTGAGTGTGGCGAGGTCCACCAAATCGTCTATGAGGTCGGTACGTTCCGTCTCACGAAGAGTTCCACCGCAGGAGCATTTTTTGCTTACCGGACCCTCATTCTCTCTTACGGTTATGTATTCCTCCCTGCCGCATACATCGCAGACTAACTTCACACGTTTTAATCTCAATCCTTCGGATAAGAGTACTGTTTCTGCCTGATGGTTGACTATCGACTCGCGCACTTCTTTTTCTCCGTACGTGGCCAATCCACCGGTAACTACTTCTTTGATGAATCTGTCAACAAGTTTCTTCTCTTTAACGAGTTCCTGTTCTTTCAGCAGTTCTTCTGCTTTTGCGAGAACTTCTCTAACACCGTACTCATCGGTATATCCAGTATTGACTACACCGAGTATCTTGACCTGATAATTGAACGGTTTAAGCTTGAGAAAATCTTCTTTAGCAGGACCAGGACCACCAACGATTACACCTTTTACACCTTCGATAAAATACTGATCAACGGCCTCACCAACACGTTTATAATATTCTTCAATGCTTTGATCTATCAACCGTTCAAACCTACGGGCAGACTGTCCGCCTGCGCGGATCTTAGAATGCGCGAGAGAATGGATTTTCTTAAGTATTTGGATATGAGTACCTTTCACATAAGCCAAGGTTGCCTCCCGACCGTCCATAACCAACACACCGTACACATCTTTAGCAGAGACCATCCTCTC from Candidatus Micrarchaeota archaeon includes:
- the prf1 gene encoding peptide chain release factor aRF-1, which produces MAENPEMYELKKKLKLLKSYRGSGTELISLYISKGYPLSEVMNKLRQEQSQASNIKSKTTRKNVTDALTKIIQYLKIFKKTPDNGIAVFCGNVAQQPGKQDIKLFSIVPPLPIDVQLYRCDSTFFLEPLERMVSAKDVYGVLVMDGREATLAYVKGTHIQILKKIHSLAHSKIRAGGQSARRFERLIDQSIEEYYKRVGEAVDQYFIEGVKGVIVGGPGPAKEDFLKLKPFNYQVKILGVVNTGYTDEYGVREVLAKAEELLKEQELVKEKKLVDRFIKEVVTGGLATYGEKEVRESIVNHQAETVLLSEGLRLKRVKLVCDVCGREEYITVRENEGPVSKKCSCGGTLRETERTDLIDDLVDLATLNNIDVEIISTETPEGMQFLRSFYGIGAFLRYR